One window of Chryseobacterium indologenes genomic DNA carries:
- a CDS encoding glycosyltransferase family 2 protein codes for MNMKLSVIIVNYNVTQLLRSCLLSLQKYIQEIEYEVIVIDNASTDSSWSDLIPEFPNVHFISSEINGGFSKANNQAIQTAKGEYILLLNPDTEFEGFYMKELLDFADSQPSFGCLGVRMHDAEGNFLPESKRSVPDMFNSFEKLFTNFKKNNSKSYYRNDIEENAVAEVEVMTGAFLLVKKDVYEKIGGLDEAYFMYGEDIDLCYTFLRNGYKNFYYGKVSILHHKGESTIRNEAYLKRFYGAMQIFIDKYYKESKPVQYSFLKAGLKLRYQIEKIRLK; via the coding sequence ATTAATATGAAGCTGTCTGTTATTATTGTTAATTATAATGTTACCCAATTACTCAGAAGCTGTCTCCTGTCACTTCAGAAATATATACAAGAGATAGAATATGAAGTGATTGTCATTGATAATGCATCTACAGACAGCTCCTGGAGCGATCTTATTCCCGAATTTCCGAACGTACACTTTATATCTTCTGAAATCAACGGTGGTTTTTCAAAAGCAAATAACCAAGCGATTCAAACGGCAAAAGGGGAATATATTTTACTTTTAAATCCTGATACGGAATTTGAAGGTTTTTACATGAAAGAACTTCTGGATTTTGCCGATTCTCAGCCTTCTTTCGGATGTCTGGGAGTAAGAATGCATGATGCAGAAGGGAATTTTCTTCCGGAAAGTAAACGGTCAGTACCGGATATGTTTAATTCTTTTGAAAAGCTTTTTACGAATTTTAAAAAGAATAATTCCAAGTCTTATTACAGGAATGATATTGAAGAAAATGCAGTGGCTGAAGTAGAAGTGATGACAGGCGCATTTTTGTTGGTTAAAAAAGACGTCTACGAAAAAATAGGAGGATTGGATGAAGCTTATTTTATGTATGGAGAAGATATTGATCTTTGCTATACCTTCTTAAGAAACGGGTACAAAAACTTCTATTACGGTAAAGTTTCTATTCTTCATCATAAAGGGGAGAGCACAATCAGGAATGAGGCATATCTCAAGAGATTTTATGGAGCTATGCAGATCTTCATTGATAAATATTACAAAGAGTCCAAGCCTGTACAGTATTCATTTTTAAAGGCAGGATTGAAACTACGATATCAGATTGAAAAGATCAGGTTAAAATAA
- the secG gene encoding preprotein translocase subunit SecG produces MDTIFTLLMVLVMVASVLLVIIVMAQNPKGGGLSSTFGGASSAQFGVQRTNDFMEKATWTLGGTIIVLILISVVITGKPSQVAPTQKQPVKKEAPAKQSAPASTTTPAQTPVAPAK; encoded by the coding sequence ATGGATACTATATTTACACTATTGATGGTTCTTGTTATGGTTGCCAGCGTTTTATTGGTAATCATCGTTATGGCACAAAATCCAAAAGGAGGAGGCCTTTCCAGTACATTCGGAGGTGCATCATCTGCACAGTTTGGAGTACAGAGAACCAATGATTTCATGGAAAAAGCAACATGGACTCTAGGCGGAACTATCATTGTTCTTATCCTTATAAGCGTTGTTATCACAGGTAAGCCATCTCAGGTAGCTCCTACACAAAAACAACCCGTGAAGAAAGAAGCTCCTGCAAAACAGTCAGCTCCTGCTTCTACAACAACTCCGGCACAAACTCCTGTAGCACCGGCAAAATAA
- a CDS encoding M16 family metallopeptidase — protein MKKQLTYIAAAFFFTGMVSAQKIDLNAMPKPGPTPTINIAKPKTFQLSNGLTVMVVENNKLPRVSASLSMDRPPYNEGAVTGVSEIMAEQFENGTTNISKDDFNKKVDYLGANLNFSSGGASANSLSKYFPEVLGLMADAIINPKFSAEEIQSSKERAVEGLKSEEKNASSIASKVSNALMYGKNTSRGEFETVESINKIQLADVQNTYKKYYAPDNAYLVIVGDVKFDQVKPLIEKSFSSWKKANTPIAQLEPASNVAKTEINVVDVPSAVQSVVSLNNLNTLKMKDANYFPATIANYILGGGGEARLFMNLREKNGFTYGAYSSMVASKYSPQFSASASVRNEVTDKAVKEFMNELNAISTVKPEELANAKAKLKGSFIMSLEQPATIARFALNQKVQDLPADFYTNYLKSIDKVTAADVTNAVKATILPNQSRIFIAGKASDISEGLEKLGYPVKYFDKDANPVAKPTVQKIDASVTVASIADKYINAIGGKANLAKITSYTTNASMSMQGQNIDFKIIKAQGGKELTTVTAMGQVVQKQVFDGKTGYSMQMGQKVDITPEEIAEKQKNPELFEELGFAKSADYKLGGIEKIGGEDSYAIKGGDTTYYYSVATGLKTGETKKIKAKGQEMTIPTTFSNYKDVEGVKMPYTISVSQMGMDMTMNVKSYEINKATDADFK, from the coding sequence ATGAAAAAGCAATTAACATATATAGCTGCAGCGTTTTTCTTTACAGGAATGGTTTCAGCACAAAAAATAGATCTTAATGCAATGCCAAAACCGGGACCTACTCCTACGATTAACATTGCCAAGCCAAAAACTTTCCAGCTAAGCAACGGCCTTACAGTAATGGTGGTTGAGAACAATAAACTGCCAAGAGTAAGCGCAAGTCTTTCTATGGACAGACCTCCATACAACGAAGGAGCTGTAACCGGAGTAAGCGAAATTATGGCTGAACAGTTCGAAAACGGAACTACAAACATCTCCAAAGATGATTTCAACAAAAAAGTAGACTACCTTGGAGCTAACCTTAACTTCTCTTCAGGAGGTGCTTCTGCGAACTCACTTTCAAAATATTTTCCTGAAGTTTTAGGCTTAATGGCTGATGCAATTATTAATCCTAAATTCTCTGCTGAAGAAATTCAAAGTTCTAAAGAAAGAGCTGTCGAAGGATTAAAATCTGAGGAAAAAAATGCTTCTTCTATCGCATCAAAAGTTTCTAACGCTTTGATGTATGGAAAAAATACTTCAAGAGGTGAATTTGAAACCGTTGAATCTATCAACAAAATTCAGTTAGCTGACGTACAGAATACTTACAAAAAATACTACGCTCCGGACAATGCCTACTTAGTAATCGTTGGAGACGTAAAATTTGACCAGGTAAAACCATTGATCGAAAAGTCTTTCAGCAGCTGGAAAAAAGCAAATACTCCTATTGCACAATTGGAGCCTGCTTCTAATGTTGCCAAAACAGAGATTAATGTAGTGGATGTTCCTTCTGCTGTACAGTCTGTTGTTTCCCTAAACAACCTGAACACGCTGAAAATGAAAGATGCCAACTATTTCCCTGCAACAATCGCGAACTACATCCTTGGAGGTGGTGGTGAAGCAAGACTTTTCATGAACCTTAGAGAGAAAAACGGATTTACTTACGGTGCTTATTCAAGTATGGTAGCCAGCAAGTATTCTCCACAGTTCTCGGCAAGCGCAAGCGTAAGAAACGAGGTTACCGACAAAGCCGTTAAGGAATTCATGAATGAACTTAATGCGATTTCTACTGTAAAACCGGAGGAATTGGCAAATGCAAAAGCAAAATTGAAAGGGTCTTTCATCATGTCTTTAGAACAGCCTGCTACTATAGCAAGATTTGCATTAAACCAAAAAGTTCAGGATTTACCAGCTGACTTCTACACCAATTATCTGAAATCTATTGATAAAGTAACTGCTGCAGATGTTACTAATGCTGTAAAAGCTACCATTTTACCTAACCAAAGCAGAATTTTCATTGCAGGTAAAGCATCTGACATTTCTGAAGGACTTGAAAAACTAGGTTACCCGGTAAAATATTTTGATAAGGATGCTAACCCTGTTGCAAAACCAACTGTACAAAAAATAGATGCAAGCGTAACGGTTGCTTCTATCGCAGATAAATACATCAATGCTATCGGAGGAAAAGCTAATCTGGCTAAAATTACTTCATATACTACCAATGCTTCAATGTCTATGCAAGGACAAAACATCGATTTTAAAATCATTAAGGCACAAGGCGGAAAAGAGCTGACAACTGTAACAGCAATGGGACAGGTTGTTCAGAAGCAGGTATTTGACGGGAAGACTGGTTATTCTATGCAAATGGGACAAAAAGTTGATATCACACCGGAAGAAATTGCTGAAAAACAAAAGAACCCGGAGCTTTTCGAAGAATTAGGTTTTGCAAAATCTGCTGATTATAAATTAGGAGGAATTGAAAAAATCGGAGGTGAAGATTCTTATGCAATTAAAGGTGGAGATACCACTTATTACTACAGCGTTGCAACGGGATTAAAAACCGGAGAAACCAAGAAAATAAAAGCTAAAGGTCAGGAAATGACAATCCCGACAACATTCTCTAATTACAAAGATGTAGAAGGGGTAAAAATGCCATACACCATCTCTGTAAGCCAGATGGGAATGGATATGACCATGAATGTAAAGTCTTATGAGATCAATAAGGCTACAGATGCTGATTTTAAATAA
- a CDS encoding M16 family metallopeptidase translates to MKKRLLSAAAVAFFGLMLNAQQIKFEEYDLPNGLHVILHQDNSAPVVTTGVMYHVGAKDEVKGRTGFAHFFEHLLFEGTPNIKRGDWFKIVSSNGGQNNANTTNDRTYYYETFPSNNEQLGLWMEAERMRHAVINQIGVDTQREVVKEEKRLRMDNQPYGNLFTTIQKNLFTNHPYNWPTIGSMEDLNSAKLEEFQAFYKKYYVPNNATLVVAGDIKPEQTKKWIETYYGGIPKGTLYPKDFPKDAPITQEKEVTATDPNIQLPAYVFAYRTPANKEKDAYVLDMLSSYLSNGKSSVLYKKLVDQDKKALQVAAFNQGLEDYSIFAFFAIPMGQTTKQALQADIDAEIKKLQTTLISEEDYQKLQNQYENQFVNANSSIQGIAASLATNHVLMGDTNLINKEIDIYRSITKQDLQNAAKKYLNSNQRIVINYVPEKK, encoded by the coding sequence ATGAAAAAGCGACTTCTTTCTGCTGCTGCCGTAGCTTTCTTCGGGCTAATGCTGAATGCACAGCAAATCAAATTCGAAGAGTATGACCTTCCCAATGGTCTTCACGTAATTCTTCATCAGGATAACTCGGCGCCGGTTGTAACAACAGGTGTAATGTACCATGTAGGTGCAAAGGATGAAGTAAAAGGCAGAACAGGTTTTGCTCACTTCTTTGAACACCTTTTATTTGAAGGAACTCCTAATATCAAAAGAGGAGACTGGTTCAAGATTGTTTCTTCAAACGGAGGACAGAACAATGCCAACACCACCAATGACAGAACGTATTACTATGAAACATTCCCTTCCAACAACGAACAGCTTGGACTTTGGATGGAAGCTGAAAGAATGCGTCATGCGGTGATCAACCAGATTGGGGTAGATACTCAGAGAGAGGTTGTAAAAGAAGAGAAAAGATTAAGAATGGATAACCAGCCTTATGGAAACCTTTTCACCACAATTCAGAAAAATTTATTTACCAATCACCCATACAACTGGCCTACAATCGGTTCTATGGAAGATCTGAATTCTGCTAAATTAGAAGAATTCCAGGCATTCTACAAAAAGTATTACGTTCCGAATAACGCTACTTTGGTAGTTGCAGGAGATATTAAACCTGAACAGACTAAAAAGTGGATCGAAACTTACTATGGAGGAATTCCAAAAGGAACTTTATATCCAAAAGATTTCCCTAAAGATGCTCCTATCACTCAGGAAAAGGAAGTAACAGCAACTGACCCGAACATCCAGCTTCCTGCTTATGTTTTCGCGTACAGAACTCCGGCTAATAAAGAGAAAGATGCTTATGTTTTAGATATGCTTTCTTCTTATTTAAGCAACGGAAAATCTTCTGTTTTATATAAAAAATTAGTGGACCAGGACAAAAAAGCACTTCAGGTAGCTGCTTTCAACCAGGGTCTTGAAGATTACAGTATTTTCGCATTCTTTGCAATCCCGATGGGACAGACTACAAAGCAGGCTTTACAGGCTGACATTGATGCTGAAATCAAAAAACTTCAGACTACTTTAATCTCTGAAGAAGATTATCAAAAACTTCAGAACCAATACGAAAACCAGTTTGTAAATGCTAACTCAAGCATTCAGGGAATTGCTGCTTCATTGGCAACCAACCACGTATTGATGGGTGACACGAATTTGATCAACAAAGAAATCGACATTTACAGATCTATCACAAAACAGGATCTTCAAAATGCTGCTAAAAAGTATCTTAATTCTAACCAAAGAATAGTCATTAATTACGTACCTGAGAAAAAGTAA
- a CDS encoding ATP-dependent helicase, with translation MDYLKGLNESQYEAVTSLQGPLMVLAGAGSGKTRVLTMRIAHLIHNGIDPFNILALTFTNKAAREMKDRIAKVVGDSNARSLWMGTFHSVFARILRIEAHYLGYPSNFTIYDQQDALNVIKKVLKDMNIDADLYKPKKVQARISTYKNNLITVKAYFNNPELMEADEKANMKFIGQIYQKYVDQCFRNGSMDFDDLLLKTNELLTRFPEVLAKYQDRFRYIMVDEYQDTNHSQYLIVKALASKFENICVVGDDAQSIYSFRGANIYNILNFKKDYTDAKTVSLEQNYRSTQNIVNAANVVIAKNLQQFKKNVFSDNEEGDKIKIYRSLSDADEANFVAGNIWELRNRDQRKYSDFAILYRTNSQTRAFEDALRRKNIPYKVYGGLSFYQRKEVKDLIGYLRLLINENDSEALMRIINYPARGIGETTQNKLIVFADAHNIAVSKVLENLPMYAPQLGLNNGVLNKLNDFWSMIKAFQVLLKTETAYSVAMEVAKRSGLIKFLKDDQTPEGISRVENVQELMNSMQGFIEEQMQLEDGDPSLSNFLENIALSADTQDKNLEDDMVSLMTIHLSKGLEFPVVHLVGLEENLFPSFMSSATREDLEEERRLFYVALTRAEKQVFFSYAVSRFQWGKITDAEPSRFLSEIDDEYIEFLNPALEKRFINNSGVKSNIFDEHPSEMKSFKKVEKKTIDRSDASKPAQEVRKLKPVSTAKIINPSGASSQDIEVGDKVRHDRFGIGEVSFLDGTDPQNIKAKVIFIHEGEKNLILKYAKLTKI, from the coding sequence ATGGACTATTTGAAAGGACTCAATGAATCACAATATGAAGCCGTTACCTCTTTACAGGGACCTCTGATGGTGCTTGCAGGAGCAGGTTCCGGGAAAACGCGTGTACTGACCATGCGTATTGCTCATTTAATACACAATGGAATAGACCCTTTCAATATACTGGCGCTTACCTTTACCAATAAGGCAGCCCGTGAAATGAAAGACCGTATTGCAAAAGTAGTGGGAGACAGCAATGCAAGAAGTCTGTGGATGGGAACTTTCCACTCTGTTTTTGCAAGAATTTTAAGAATTGAGGCTCATTATCTTGGATATCCTTCCAATTTTACCATTTATGATCAGCAGGACGCCCTGAATGTGATCAAAAAAGTACTGAAGGATATGAATATCGATGCAGATCTTTATAAACCTAAAAAAGTTCAGGCAAGAATTTCAACCTATAAGAATAATCTGATTACGGTAAAAGCTTACTTCAACAATCCGGAACTGATGGAAGCGGATGAAAAGGCGAACATGAAATTTATCGGGCAGATTTATCAGAAATATGTAGACCAGTGTTTCAGAAACGGTTCCATGGATTTTGATGACCTTTTGTTGAAAACCAATGAATTATTGACCCGTTTTCCGGAAGTATTGGCAAAATATCAGGACAGATTCAGGTATATCATGGTAGATGAGTACCAGGATACCAACCACTCTCAGTATCTTATCGTAAAAGCATTAGCTTCAAAATTTGAGAATATCTGTGTGGTAGGGGATGACGCACAATCTATTTACTCTTTCCGTGGGGCTAACATCTACAATATCTTAAACTTTAAAAAGGATTATACAGATGCTAAAACAGTCTCCCTGGAACAGAATTACCGTTCTACACAGAATATTGTAAATGCGGCTAATGTAGTTATTGCAAAAAACTTACAGCAGTTTAAGAAAAATGTATTCAGTGATAATGAAGAAGGAGATAAGATCAAAATATACCGATCTCTTTCCGATGCTGATGAAGCGAATTTTGTAGCCGGAAACATCTGGGAACTTCGTAACCGCGATCAGAGAAAATACAGTGATTTTGCCATTTTATACAGAACCAATTCTCAGACACGTGCCTTTGAAGATGCGCTGAGACGTAAAAATATTCCATATAAAGTCTATGGAGGGCTTTCTTTCTACCAAAGAAAAGAAGTAAAGGACCTTATCGGTTATCTCCGACTTCTGATCAATGAAAATGATTCTGAAGCATTGATGAGAATTATCAACTATCCTGCAAGAGGAATTGGTGAAACAACACAGAATAAACTGATCGTTTTTGCAGATGCTCACAATATTGCAGTATCAAAAGTGTTGGAAAATCTTCCGATGTATGCCCCTCAATTAGGGCTGAACAATGGGGTTTTAAACAAGCTGAACGACTTCTGGTCTATGATAAAAGCTTTTCAGGTATTGCTGAAAACAGAGACGGCTTACAGTGTTGCTATGGAAGTGGCGAAACGAAGTGGTTTGATCAAATTCTTAAAAGATGATCAGACTCCTGAAGGAATTTCCAGAGTAGAAAACGTTCAGGAATTGATGAACTCTATGCAGGGGTTTATTGAAGAACAGATGCAGCTGGAAGACGGAGATCCGAGCCTTTCCAATTTCCTTGAAAATATTGCACTTTCAGCAGATACTCAGGATAAGAACCTGGAAGATGATATGGTTTCCTTGATGACCATTCACCTTTCAAAAGGATTGGAATTCCCGGTTGTTCATTTGGTAGGATTGGAAGAAAACCTGTTCCCAAGCTTTATGAGTTCTGCCACCAGAGAAGATCTTGAGGAAGAGAGAAGACTATTTTATGTAGCATTGACCAGAGCTGAGAAACAGGTGTTTTTCTCATATGCTGTTTCCCGTTTTCAATGGGGAAAAATTACTGATGCGGAACCTTCAAGATTTTTAAGTGAAATTGATGACGAATATATTGAATTCCTTAATCCGGCTCTTGAAAAAAGATTTATCAATAATTCAGGGGTAAAATCCAATATTTTTGATGAACATCCTTCTGAAATGAAATCTTTCAAAAAGGTTGAAAAGAAGACTATCGACAGAAGTGATGCTTCAAAACCTGCTCAGGAAGTAAGAAAACTGAAACCTGTAAGTACGGCTAAAATTATCAATCCAAGCGGAGCTTCTTCTCAGGATATTGAAGTAGGAGATAAGGTGAGACATGACCGTTTCGGAATTGGAGAAGTGAGTTTCCTTGATGGAACAGATCCTCAGAATATTAAAGCGAAAGTTATTTTCATCCATGAAGGAGAGAAAAACCTCATTCTGAAATATGCTAAACTGACTAAGATTTAA
- a CDS encoding TonB-dependent receptor plug domain-containing protein, translating to MRNKKTILSASVLFFLGVFTYGQEKDSIKTNKDSIKTNNVEEVVVLGSRAGARSKTDSPVPVDVFNVKESSIILPQTNIGQILNAVAPSFTSTIQTNSDGTDHLDPAQLRGLGPDQVLVLVNGKRRHTSALVNVNGTPGRGTVGTDLNAIPSFALNRIEVLRDGAAAQYGSDAIAGVINLDLKRDTGKLAGQISYGGNLTPTANDHTGDFDGQNIQLDLNYGNKIGTKGGFFNITWSSQFRNPTYRAGTENGPIYNAYNAIEQRALNDGVNLSSLFTNINNTPNSQQLVNYIHQYAQNVNYFSQDLQNSIQGANTISGLQNVLKSANFTRDQLNYFTDQELAYRGQSRKDFNMQVGQSKLNNHQLFINAELPINDNWKVYTFGGYSLRHGTSGGFYRRPSESRTFTGLYPNGYLPQIGTDIQDISLAAGIKGKWEGWNIDFSNTYGQNSFTYNIQNTGNTSLRFASPREFNAGGLRFSQNTINLDFSKKYDVWEGINVAFGAEHRYENFKITQGEEASYATYDASGNVWNGNSVRPTDFFGALLPGGSQVFNGFKPENAVDKNRQSVAAYADVEFNFTNWLLVDAAARYENYSDFGSTFNYKLASRIKVAPNFNVRFAGSTGFRAPSIHQIYYNVTSTLFTNNQLLEVGTFSNDSQLAGLLGMPKLKQETSKSASVGFTYKIPSAGLSFTADGYFTRIDNRIILTDQFLRKDVPADAQKEYDKLNVNGAQFFTNAIDTETKGLDVVISHNVRFSGVKLDNNFAINLNKTKQVGDIHSAGLLQSPQLEKVYFSEKSRIYLEEAVPRVKASLSHTLSWKDATFYLRNTYFGKVTGADVIDVNGDGIIDFNEHQQIGDKIITDISAAYQFTKNVGLTLGVNNLFDIYPTKNLAASTNNDQFIYSRSTSQFGQNGRYVFARLNFNF from the coding sequence ATGAGAAATAAAAAAACTATTCTTTCGGCCTCTGTTTTATTTTTTCTTGGCGTATTTACTTACGGACAGGAAAAAGACAGCATAAAAACAAATAAAGACAGCATAAAAACCAATAATGTAGAAGAAGTAGTGGTGCTGGGGTCAAGAGCCGGAGCCAGATCTAAAACAGACAGTCCGGTTCCTGTAGATGTTTTCAATGTAAAAGAATCCTCAATAATCCTTCCACAAACCAATATCGGGCAAATCCTGAATGCGGTAGCCCCTTCATTTACTTCTACTATTCAAACCAATTCAGACGGAACAGACCATTTGGATCCTGCACAGCTGAGAGGTTTGGGACCAGACCAGGTATTGGTTTTGGTGAATGGAAAAAGAAGACACACTTCAGCATTAGTGAATGTAAACGGAACACCGGGAAGAGGTACCGTAGGAACGGATTTAAATGCCATTCCGTCTTTTGCATTAAACAGAATAGAAGTATTAAGAGACGGAGCTGCGGCACAATATGGATCTGATGCCATTGCCGGAGTGATCAATCTTGATCTGAAAAGAGATACAGGAAAACTGGCAGGACAAATCAGTTACGGGGGAAATTTAACACCAACAGCTAATGATCATACCGGGGATTTTGACGGACAGAATATTCAGCTGGATCTGAACTATGGTAATAAAATTGGAACCAAAGGAGGTTTCTTCAATATTACCTGGTCTTCACAGTTCAGAAATCCAACCTATAGAGCCGGAACAGAAAATGGACCTATTTATAATGCTTATAACGCGATTGAGCAACGCGCATTAAACGACGGAGTAAATCTTTCTTCTCTTTTTACGAATATAAACAATACTCCGAATTCACAGCAGCTTGTGAACTACATTCATCAGTATGCCCAGAATGTAAATTACTTTTCTCAGGATTTGCAAAACTCAATTCAGGGAGCCAATACCATTTCAGGATTACAAAATGTTTTGAAATCTGCCAACTTTACAAGAGATCAGCTTAATTATTTTACTGATCAGGAATTAGCGTACAGAGGACAGTCCAGAAAAGACTTCAATATGCAGGTAGGGCAGTCTAAACTTAATAATCATCAGCTTTTTATAAATGCCGAACTGCCAATCAATGACAATTGGAAGGTTTACACTTTCGGAGGATATAGCTTAAGACACGGAACTTCCGGAGGATTTTACAGAAGACCAAGTGAAAGCAGAACCTTTACAGGATTATATCCTAACGGTTACCTTCCACAGATTGGAACAGATATTCAGGATATTTCACTGGCTGCAGGAATCAAAGGGAAATGGGAAGGCTGGAATATTGATTTCAGTAATACATACGGTCAGAACTCATTCACCTATAACATTCAAAATACGGGAAATACTTCTTTACGTTTTGCTTCACCAAGAGAATTTAATGCCGGAGGACTGCGATTTTCTCAAAATACAATCAATTTAGATTTCTCCAAGAAATATGATGTATGGGAAGGAATTAATGTCGCTTTCGGAGCTGAGCATCGCTATGAGAATTTTAAAATTACTCAGGGAGAAGAAGCTTCTTATGCAACGTATGACGCTTCCGGAAATGTATGGAACGGAAATTCTGTGAGACCTACAGATTTCTTCGGAGCATTACTTCCGGGAGGTTCACAGGTCTTCAACGGATTTAAGCCTGAGAATGCGGTGGATAAAAACAGACAGTCAGTGGCAGCTTATGCAGATGTAGAATTTAACTTTACCAACTGGTTATTGGTAGATGCGGCAGCGAGATATGAAAATTATTCTGATTTCGGATCGACATTCAATTATAAATTAGCTTCAAGAATCAAGGTTGCCCCTAATTTCAATGTGAGATTTGCAGGATCTACAGGATTCAGGGCACCATCTATTCACCAGATCTATTATAATGTAACATCCACATTATTTACAAATAATCAGCTTTTAGAGGTGGGAACTTTCAGTAATGATTCACAGTTGGCAGGATTGCTGGGTATGCCAAAACTGAAGCAGGAAACTTCCAAATCAGCAAGTGTAGGATTTACTTATAAGATTCCTTCAGCAGGCCTTAGCTTTACAGCAGACGGATATTTTACGAGAATTGATAACCGTATCATTCTTACAGACCAGTTTTTAAGAAAAGATGTGCCTGCAGATGCACAAAAAGAATATGATAAATTAAATGTGAATGGTGCCCAGTTCTTCACAAATGCGATAGATACAGAAACAAAAGGATTGGATGTTGTGATTTCACATAATGTAAGATTTTCAGGAGTAAAACTTGATAATAACTTTGCGATTAACCTTAATAAAACCAAACAGGTAGGAGATATTCACTCAGCAGGCCTTTTACAGTCACCACAGCTTGAAAAAGTATATTTTTCTGAAAAATCAAGAATATATCTTGAAGAAGCGGTTCCTAGAGTGAAAGCCAGTCTTTCGCACACCCTTTCATGGAAGGATGCCACTTTCTATCTGAGAAACACCTACTTCGGAAAAGTAACAGGTGCTGATGTTATTGATGTAAACGGAGACGGGATTATAGATTTCAATGAACATCAGCAGATCGGAGATAAGATCATTACCGATATATCTGCTGCTTACCAGTTTACTAAAAATGTAGGATTGACTTTAGGAGTGAATAATTTGTTTGATATTTATCCAACGAAAAATCTTGCTGCCTCTACGAATAACGACCAGTTTATCTATTCACGTTCCACTTCACAGTTTGGACAGAATGGTAGATATGTCTTCGCAAGACTTAATTTCAATTTTTAA